A stretch of Pseudomonas sp. CCC3.1 DNA encodes these proteins:
- a CDS encoding phosphatidate cytidylyltransferase → MLKQRIITALILLPIALCGFFLLEGAGFALFIGLVVTLGAWEWARLAGFEAQIARVAFAVVVALLLFGLYVFPDLAPWVLGAAVLWWAAATWLVLTFPQSAERWSATSTRLVIGLLILLPAWQGLVLIKAMPLGNWLIMAVMVLVWGADIGAYFSGRKFGKRKLAPKVSPGKSWEGVFGGLLLSLLITAVVGFTRGWSASEMCAALFGAAMIVLISVVGDLTESMFKRQAGIKDSSNLLPGHGGVLDRIDSLTAAIPVFAVLLWIAAS, encoded by the coding sequence ATGCTTAAGCAACGCATCATTACTGCACTTATATTGCTACCCATCGCCTTGTGCGGCTTTTTCCTGCTTGAAGGGGCTGGATTTGCGCTCTTTATCGGTCTGGTCGTGACCCTTGGAGCCTGGGAATGGGCGCGTCTGGCGGGCTTCGAGGCTCAGATCGCGCGGGTTGCCTTTGCCGTGGTAGTGGCTTTGCTGCTGTTTGGGTTGTACGTTTTTCCCGATCTGGCGCCGTGGGTGCTGGGGGCGGCTGTGTTGTGGTGGGCAGCAGCGACCTGGTTGGTGCTGACCTTCCCGCAATCGGCTGAGCGTTGGTCGGCGACCTCGACCCGGCTCGTTATCGGTCTGCTGATTTTGCTGCCGGCCTGGCAAGGCCTGGTGCTGATCAAGGCCATGCCGCTGGGCAATTGGCTGATCATGGCCGTTATGGTGTTGGTGTGGGGCGCTGATATTGGCGCTTACTTCTCGGGACGAAAATTCGGCAAGCGCAAACTTGCACCTAAAGTCAGTCCAGGCAAAAGCTGGGAAGGGGTTTTTGGTGGTCTGCTGCTGAGCTTGTTGATCACGGCTGTTGTAGGTTTTACACGCGGCTGGAGCGCCTCCGAGATGTGTGCGGCGCTATTCGGTGCAGCGATGATTGTGTTGATTTCGGTGGTGGGCGACCTCACGGAAAGCATGTTCAAGCGTCAGGCCGGTATTAAAGACAGCAGCAACCTGCTGCCAGGGCATGGCGGCGTTCTGGATCGCATCGACAGTTTGACTGCGGCGATCCCTGTATTTGCTGTACTGCTCTGGATTGCGGCGTCATGA
- the uppS gene encoding polyprenyl diphosphate synthase, with protein MEKTKQTEPSSVPRHVAIIMDGNNRWAKKRFMPGVAGHKAGVDAVRAVIEVCAKAKVEVLTLFAFSSENWQRPAAEVSALMDLFFRALRREAKRLNENNISLRIIGDRSRFHPDLQAAMREAEQMTAGPDRFVLQIAANYGGQWDIAQAAQRLAREVQAGHLQPEDITPGLLQTCLVTGDLPLPDLCIRTGGEHRISNFLLWQLAYSELYFSDLFWPDFKHEAMRNALADFASRQRRFGKTSEQVEAGARI; from the coding sequence ATGGAAAAGACCAAGCAGACAGAGCCATCATCGGTGCCGCGACATGTCGCGATCATCATGGATGGTAATAATCGCTGGGCGAAAAAACGCTTTATGCCGGGTGTTGCCGGGCATAAAGCGGGAGTGGATGCTGTTCGTGCAGTGATTGAGGTGTGTGCCAAGGCCAAGGTCGAAGTGCTCACTTTATTCGCGTTCTCCAGTGAAAACTGGCAGCGCCCTGCGGCTGAAGTCAGCGCCTTGATGGATTTGTTCTTTCGGGCGTTGCGTCGTGAGGCCAAGCGCCTCAATGAAAACAACATCAGCTTGCGGATCATCGGTGATCGCTCACGTTTCCATCCTGACTTGCAGGCGGCGATGCGTGAGGCGGAACAGATGACGGCAGGGCCTGATCGCTTTGTCCTGCAAATCGCCGCTAACTACGGCGGTCAGTGGGACATTGCACAGGCTGCGCAACGGCTGGCGCGTGAAGTACAGGCAGGGCATTTGCAGCCTGAAGACATTACGCCGGGCCTGTTGCAAACCTGTCTGGTCACGGGCGACTTGCCCTTGCCTGATTTGTGCATCCGCACAGGCGGCGAGCATCGCATCAGCAACTTCTTGCTGTGGCAGCTGGCCTACTCTGAGTTGTACTTCTCCGACCTGTTCTGGCCGGACTTCAAACACGAAGCCATGCGTAATGCATTGGCTGATTTCGCTTCTCGCCAGCGTCGTTTCGGTAAAACGAGCGAGCAGGTTGAGGCTGGAGCCCGGATTTAA
- the frr gene encoding ribosome recycling factor: MINEIKKDAQERMRKSLESLAHAFGQIRTGKAHPSILGSVMVPYYGADTPLSSVANVTVKDSRTLQVVAFERNMLAAVDKAIQSAGLNLNPTNLGELLLISMPALTEETRKGFTKQARSAAEDARVAVRNIRRDALSELKKLVKDKEISEDEERRAAADIQKLTDKAEADIDAATKQKEADLMAV; this comes from the coding sequence ATGATCAACGAAATCAAAAAAGACGCTCAAGAGCGCATGCGCAAATCGCTGGAATCGCTGGCCCATGCCTTTGGCCAGATCCGTACCGGCAAGGCGCACCCAAGTATTTTGGGCAGCGTGATGGTGCCTTACTACGGCGCTGACACCCCGTTGAGCAGTGTTGCCAACGTCACCGTTAAAGATTCGCGCACCCTGCAAGTTGTGGCCTTTGAGCGCAACATGCTGGCTGCTGTCGACAAGGCTATCCAGAGCGCTGGTTTGAACCTCAATCCGACCAACCTGGGCGAATTGTTGTTGATCTCCATGCCGGCCTTGACTGAAGAAACCCGTAAAGGTTTCACCAAACAAGCCCGTAGCGCCGCTGAAGACGCGCGTGTTGCCGTTCGCAACATCCGTCGCGATGCGTTGAGCGAGCTGAAAAAACTGGTTAAAGACAAAGAAATCAGCGAAGACGAAGAGCGTCGCGCCGCTGCTGATATTCAGAAGCTGACCGACAAGGCCGAGGCCGACATTGATGCGGCTACCAAGCAGAAAGAAGCGGACCTGATGGCCGTATAA
- the pyrH gene encoding UMP kinase, with protein sequence MAQQGSGYQARYKRILLKLSGEALMGSEEFGIDPKVLDRMALEVGQLVGIGVQVGLVIGGGNLFRGAALSAAGMDRVTGDHMGMLATVMNALAMRDALERANISAIVMSAISMVGVTDHYDRRKAMRHLNAKDVVIFAAGTGNPFFTTDSAACLRAIEIDADVVLKATKVDGVYTADPFKDPHAEKFDHLTYDEVLDRKLGVMDLTAICLCRDHKMPLRVFNMNKPGALLNIVHGGAEGTLIEEGQQ encoded by the coding sequence ATGGCTCAGCAGGGCAGTGGTTATCAAGCTCGCTATAAACGCATTCTACTCAAGCTAAGCGGCGAAGCCCTGATGGGCTCTGAAGAGTTCGGGATCGATCCCAAAGTGCTCGACCGCATGGCGCTGGAAGTGGGCCAATTGGTCGGCATCGGCGTTCAGGTAGGTCTGGTGATTGGTGGTGGCAACCTGTTCCGTGGTGCTGCGCTGAGTGCAGCAGGCATGGATCGTGTCACTGGCGACCATATGGGCATGCTGGCAACTGTGATGAACGCCTTGGCCATGCGCGACGCGCTGGAACGTGCCAATATCTCTGCCATCGTAATGTCGGCTATTTCCATGGTGGGCGTGACCGATCATTACGATCGTCGTAAGGCAATGCGTCACTTGAATGCCAAGGACGTGGTGATTTTTGCAGCGGGTACCGGTAATCCGTTCTTTACCACTGACTCGGCGGCTTGCTTGCGTGCCATTGAAATCGACGCTGATGTGGTGCTCAAGGCGACCAAGGTTGACGGCGTGTATACCGCAGATCCATTTAAAGACCCGCATGCCGAGAAGTTCGATCATCTGACTTACGATGAAGTGCTGGATCGCAAACTGGGTGTTATGGACCTGACGGCTATCTGCCTGTGCCGTGACCACAAAATGCCATTGCGCGTATTTAATATGAACAAGCCCGGCGCCCTGCTTAATATTGTCCATGGCGGCGCTGAAGGGACTCTGATCGAGGAAGGTCAACAATGA
- the tsf gene encoding translation elongation factor Ts: MAEITAALVKELRERTGEGMMDCKKALTKAGGDIEKAIDDMRASGAIKAAKKAGNVAAEGAIALKEDGKSAVLLEVNSQTDFLALQDDFKAFVAASVEKAFADKLTTVEPLIEAQEAARLVLVGKVGENVNIRRLARVEGDVVGGYLHGNKIGVVVALKGGNVELAKDIAMHVAASNPEFLLPSEVSDEAIEREKAVFLSLNADKIAGKPENIVENMIKGRISKFLAEASLVEQAFVKNPEIKVGELAKKAGAEIVSFTYYKVGEGIEKPVDNFAEEVAAQLAAAKQ; this comes from the coding sequence ATGGCAGAGATTACTGCAGCGTTGGTTAAAGAACTGCGTGAGCGTACTGGCGAAGGCATGATGGATTGCAAGAAGGCCTTGACCAAGGCTGGCGGCGACATCGAAAAAGCCATCGACGACATGCGTGCTTCTGGCGCCATCAAGGCTGCCAAGAAAGCAGGCAACGTTGCTGCTGAAGGCGCAATCGCCCTGAAGGAAGACGGTAAATCCGCAGTTCTGCTGGAAGTGAACTCGCAGACTGACTTCCTGGCTCTGCAGGACGACTTCAAAGCATTCGTTGCTGCCAGCGTTGAAAAAGCATTCGCTGACAAGCTGACGACTGTTGAGCCTCTGATCGAAGCTCAAGAAGCTGCTCGCCTGGTTCTGGTAGGCAAAGTTGGCGAAAACGTCAACATCCGTCGCCTGGCTCGCGTTGAAGGTGATGTGGTTGGCGGTTACCTGCACGGCAACAAGATCGGTGTAGTCGTTGCTCTGAAAGGCGGCAACGTTGAGTTGGCCAAAGACATCGCTATGCACGTTGCTGCAAGCAACCCAGAGTTCCTGCTGCCTTCGGAAGTTTCTGACGAAGCGATCGAGCGCGAAAAAGCGGTGTTCCTGAGCCTCAATGCTGACAAAATCGCCGGCAAGCCAGAAAACATCGTTGAAAACATGATCAAAGGCCGTATCAGCAAGTTCCTGGCTGAAGCCAGCCTGGTTGAGCAAGCTTTCGTTAAGAACCCGGAAATCAAAGTTGGCGAACTGGCCAAGAAAGCCGGTGCTGAAATCGTTTCTTTCACTTACTACAAAGTAGGCGAAGGCATCGAGAAGCCAGTCGACAACTTCGCTGAAGAAGTTGCTGCTCAGCTGGCTGCAGCCAAGCAATAA
- the rpsB gene encoding 30S ribosomal protein S2 → MSQVNMRDMLKAGVHFGHQTRYWNPKMGKYIFGARNKIHIINLEKTLPMFNEALTFVERLAQGKNKILFVGTKRSAGKIVAEEAARCGSPYVDHRWLGGMLTNFKTIRASIKRLRDLEVQAEDGTFAKLTKKEALMRTRDLEKLDRSLGGIKDMGGLPDALFVIDVDHERIAITEANKLGIPVIGVVDTNSSPEGVDYIIPGNDDAIRAIQLYMGAMADAVIRGRNHVAGGTDVFVEEAPAAAVVEG, encoded by the coding sequence ATGTCCCAAGTCAACATGCGCGATATGCTGAAGGCCGGTGTGCACTTCGGTCACCAAACCCGTTACTGGAACCCGAAGATGGGTAAATACATCTTTGGCGCGCGTAACAAGATCCACATCATCAACCTTGAAAAAACCCTGCCAATGTTCAACGAAGCTCTGACTTTCGTAGAGCGTCTGGCCCAGGGCAAAAACAAGATTCTGTTCGTCGGCACCAAGCGTTCCGCTGGCAAGATCGTTGCTGAAGAAGCAGCACGTTGCGGTTCGCCGTACGTGGATCACCGCTGGTTGGGCGGCATGCTCACCAACTTCAAAACCATCCGTGCTTCCATCAAGCGTCTGCGTGACCTTGAAGTTCAAGCAGAAGACGGCACTTTCGCTAAGCTGACCAAGAAAGAGGCGCTGATGCGCACTCGCGATCTGGAAAAGCTGGATCGTAGCCTGGGTGGTATCAAGGACATGGGCGGTCTGCCAGACGCTCTGTTCGTTATCGACGTTGACCACGAGCGTATCGCGATCACCGAAGCTAACAAGTTGGGTATCCCGGTTATCGGCGTTGTCGATACCAACAGCAGCCCAGAAGGCGTTGACTACATCATCCCAGGTAACGATGACGCAATCCGCGCCATCCAGCTGTACATGGGCGCGATGGCTGATGCTGTTATCCGTGGTCGTAACCACGTTGCTGGCGGCACCGACGTTTTCGTCGAAGAAGCTCCAGCTGCAGCGGTAGTTGAAGGCTGA
- the map gene encoding type I methionyl aminopeptidase, whose protein sequence is MTVTLKTPEDIAKMRIAGKLAADVLEMIAEHVKPGVTTEELDRICHDYIVNVQQAIPAPLNYKGFPKSICTSINHVVCHGIPGDKALKDGDTLNIDVTVIKDGYHGDTSRMFHVGKVPVWAERLSQVTQECMYKAIEIVKPGCRLGDIGEVIQKHAEKNGFSVVREFCGHGIGKVFHEEPQILHYGRAGTGMELKAGMTFTIEPMINQGKADTKVLGDGWTAITKDRKLSAQWEHTLLVTDTGYEIFTLRSDDTIPRVSA, encoded by the coding sequence ATGACCGTCACCCTCAAAACCCCCGAGGACATCGCAAAGATGCGTATCGCCGGCAAACTGGCCGCCGATGTGCTGGAAATGATCGCCGAACACGTAAAACCTGGTGTGACCACTGAAGAGCTGGACCGCATTTGCCATGACTATATTGTCAATGTGCAACAGGCGATTCCTGCGCCGCTCAATTACAAAGGTTTCCCCAAGTCGATCTGCACGTCGATCAATCATGTGGTTTGCCACGGCATTCCAGGTGATAAGGCGCTCAAAGACGGCGACACGCTGAACATCGACGTTACCGTTATTAAAGACGGCTATCACGGCGACACCAGCCGCATGTTCCACGTCGGCAAAGTACCGGTCTGGGCTGAGCGCCTGTCGCAAGTGACTCAAGAGTGCATGTACAAGGCCATCGAAATCGTAAAACCCGGCTGCCGCCTGGGCGATATCGGTGAGGTGATCCAGAAGCACGCCGAAAAGAACGGTTTCTCGGTGGTTCGCGAGTTCTGCGGACACGGCATTGGCAAGGTCTTCCACGAAGAACCGCAAATCCTGCACTACGGCCGTGCAGGCACCGGCATGGAGCTTAAAGCAGGCATGACCTTCACCATCGAGCCCATGATCAACCAGGGCAAAGCCGACACCAAGGTGCTGGGCGATGGCTGGACGGCAATCACCAAGGACCGCAAGCTGTCTGCTCAGTGGGAGCACACCTTGCTGGTTACTGACACCGGCTACGAGATTTTCACCCTGCGCAGTGATGACACCATCCCGCGCGTATCGGCCTGA
- a CDS encoding [protein-PII] uridylyltransferase, with protein sequence MPQVDPELFDRGQFQAELALKASPIAAFKKAIRQAREVLDERFRKGRDIRRLIEDRAWFVDNILQQAWEQFSWSDQADIALVAVGGYGRGELHPYSDIDLLILLDNADHEIFRDSIERFLTLLWDIGLEVGQSVRSVDECAEQARADLTVITNLMESRTIAGPERLRQRMLEVTSTEHMWPSKDFFLAKHAEQKARHHKYNDTEYNLEPNVKGSPGGLRDIQTILWVARRQYGTLNLRALAGEGFLVESEHALLASSQEFLWKVRYALHMLAGRSEDRLLFDHQRSIAELLGFAGEDTKQTIENFMQQYYRVVMSIAQLSDLIIQHFEEVILAPEDEAPPTPINSRFQLHDGYIEATSNNVFKRTPFAMLEIFLLMAQQPEIKGVRADTIRLLREHRHLIDDDFRNDIRNTSLFIELFKCKIGIHRNLRRMNRYGILGRYLPEFGFIVGQMQHDLFHIYTVDAHTLNLIKHLRKLQYTQVSEKFPLASKLMAKLPKPELIYLAGLYHDIGKGRHGDHSEIGAVDAEAFCIRHQLPVWDTRLIVWLVQNHLVMSTTAQRKDLSDPQVIHDFAQTVVDETHLDYLYVLTVADINATNPTLWNSWRASLLRQLYTETKRALRRGLENPVDREEQIRQTQSAALDVLVRNGNDQDDVEQLWSQLGDDYFLRHTSADVAWHTEAILQQPADGGPLVLIKETTQRDFEGGTQIFIYAPDQHDFFAVTVAAMDQLNLNIHDARIITSSSQFTLDTYIVLDNDGGSIGNNPERIEKIRKGLTEALRNPDDYPNIIQRRVPRQLKHFAFAPQVTIHNDAQRPVTVLELSAPDRPGLLARIGMIFLEFDLSLQNAKIATLGERVEDVFFITDENNQPLSDPQLCIRLQEAIVEQLTVNKDSTPETWRLSI encoded by the coding sequence ATGCCGCAGGTGGATCCCGAACTCTTTGACCGCGGCCAGTTCCAGGCCGAATTGGCATTAAAGGCAAGCCCGATTGCCGCTTTCAAAAAGGCGATCCGCCAGGCACGTGAAGTGCTTGACGAACGTTTTCGCAAAGGCCGCGATATTCGCCGCCTGATCGAAGACCGTGCCTGGTTCGTCGATAACATCCTGCAACAGGCGTGGGAGCAGTTCAGCTGGAGCGATCAGGCCGATATCGCCTTGGTCGCCGTTGGCGGTTATGGCCGCGGCGAGCTGCACCCCTACTCCGACATCGACTTGTTGATCCTGCTCGATAACGCTGATCACGAGATTTTTCGCGACTCTATCGAGCGGTTTCTGACACTGCTTTGGGACATCGGTCTCGAAGTAGGTCAGAGCGTACGTTCCGTCGACGAATGCGCAGAGCAAGCCCGCGCCGACCTGACCGTCATCACCAACCTGATGGAAAGCCGCACCATTGCGGGGCCTGAACGCTTGCGTCAGCGCATGCTGGAGGTCACCAGCACCGAACACATGTGGCCCAGCAAAGACTTTTTCCTGGCCAAGCATGCCGAACAAAAAGCCCGGCATCACAAGTACAACGACACGGAATACAACCTGGAACCCAACGTCAAAGGCTCGCCCGGCGGGCTGCGCGACATCCAGACCATTTTGTGGGTAGCCCGTCGCCAGTACGGCACCCTGAATTTGCGCGCGTTGGCAGGTGAAGGCTTTCTGGTCGAAAGCGAACACGCCCTGCTGGCCTCCTCCCAGGAATTTCTATGGAAGGTGCGCTACGCCCTGCACATGCTCGCCGGGCGCTCCGAAGACCGTTTGCTGTTTGACCATCAGCGCAGCATTGCCGAACTCCTCGGCTTTGCCGGCGAAGACACCAAGCAGACCATCGAAAACTTCATGCAGCAGTACTACCGGGTGGTCATGAGCATTGCCCAGCTCAGCGACCTGATCATCCAGCACTTCGAAGAAGTGATTCTGGCTCCCGAAGACGAAGCGCCGCCGACACCGATCAACTCGCGTTTTCAACTGCATGACGGCTATATAGAAGCCACCAGCAACAACGTGTTCAAGCGCACGCCATTTGCCATGCTCGAAATTTTCCTGCTGATGGCCCAGCAGCCAGAAATCAAAGGCGTGCGGGCCGACACTATTCGTTTGCTGCGCGAACACCGCCACCTGATCGACGACGACTTTCGCAACGACATTCGCAATACCAGCCTGTTTATCGAGCTGTTCAAGTGCAAAATCGGCATCCATCGCAACCTGCGCCGAATGAATCGCTACGGCATTCTCGGACGCTACTTGCCAGAATTCGGTTTTATCGTCGGGCAAATGCAGCACGACCTGTTCCACATCTACACGGTCGACGCGCACACCCTGAACCTGATCAAGCACCTGCGCAAATTGCAGTACACCCAGGTTTCCGAGAAATTCCCGCTGGCCAGCAAACTGATGGCCAAGCTGCCGAAACCGGAACTGATCTACCTGGCCGGGCTGTACCACGACATTGGCAAAGGCCGCCACGGCGACCACTCCGAGATTGGCGCGGTGGATGCCGAGGCCTTCTGCATTCGCCATCAACTGCCGGTCTGGGATACCCGCCTGATCGTGTGGCTGGTGCAAAACCATCTGGTGATGTCGACCACTGCCCAGCGCAAGGACCTGTCCGACCCGCAAGTGATTCACGACTTCGCACAGACCGTGGTCGATGAGACCCACCTCGACTATCTCTACGTATTGACCGTGGCCGACATCAACGCCACCAACCCGACGCTGTGGAATTCATGGCGCGCCAGCCTGTTGCGCCAGCTCTACACCGAGACCAAGCGCGCCTTGCGCCGCGGCCTGGAAAACCCGGTGGATCGCGAAGAGCAGATTCGCCAGACCCAAAGTGCCGCGCTGGACGTGCTGGTGCGCAACGGCAACGATCAGGACGATGTGGAGCAGCTCTGGTCGCAGTTGGGCGATGACTACTTCCTTCGCCACACCTCGGCCGACGTGGCCTGGCACACCGAAGCCATACTGCAGCAACCTGCCGATGGCGGCCCGCTGGTCCTGATCAAGGAAACCACCCAACGCGATTTCGAGGGTGGCACGCAGATTTTCATTTATGCACCCGACCAGCACGATTTTTTCGCCGTGACCGTGGCAGCCATGGACCAGCTCAACCTCAACATCCATGACGCACGCATCATCACCTCCAGCAGCCAGTTCACCCTCGACACCTACATCGTGCTCGACAACGACGGCGGCTCGATCGGCAACAACCCGGAACGCATCGAAAAAATCCGCAAAGGCCTGACCGAAGCCCTGCGCAACCCGGACGACTACCCGAACATCATCCAGCGCCGGGTGCCGCGCCAGCTCAAACACTTTGCCTTCGCGCCGCAGGTGACGATCCACAACGACGCCCAGCGCCCGGTCACTGTGCTGGAACTCAGCGCCCCCGACCGCCCTGGCCTGCTGGCCCGCATCGGGATGATTTTCCTGGAGTTCGACCTGTCGTTGCAAAACGCCAAGATCGCTACCCTGGGCGAGCGCGTCGAAGACGTCTTCTTCATCACCGACGAAAACAACCAGCCCTTGTCTGACCCGCAACTGTGCATCCGTTTGCAGGAAGCCATCGTCGAGCAACTAACGGTCAACAAAGACTCAACCCCAGAAACCTGGCGCCTGAGCATCTAG
- the dapC gene encoding succinyldiaminopimelate transaminase, whose translation MNNALNQLQPYPFEKLRALLGSVQPNADKRPIALSIGEPKHRSPDFVAKALADNLDQMAVYPTTLGIPALREAIAGWATRRFNVPAGWLDPARNILPVNGTREALFAFTQTVVNRGDDALVVSPNPFYQIYEGAAFLAGAKPHYLPCLAEHGFNPDFDAVPADIWKRCQILFLCSPGNPTGALIPLETLKKLIALADEHDFVIASDECYSELYFDEQTPPVGLLSACVALGREDFKRCVVFHSLSKRSNLPGLRSGFVAGDAEILKAFLLYRTYHGCAMPVQTQLASIAAWNDEEHVRTNRDLYREKFDTVLNILSPVLDVQRPDGGFYLWPKVEGDDAEFCRDLFAEEHVTVVPGSYLSREVDGFNPGAGRVRMALVAPLVECVEAAERIKAFITRKQ comes from the coding sequence ATGAACAACGCTCTAAACCAGTTGCAGCCTTACCCGTTCGAAAAACTGCGCGCCCTGCTGGGTAGCGTGCAGCCCAACGCCGACAAGCGCCCGATTGCGTTGTCGATTGGCGAACCTAAACACCGCTCTCCCGATTTCGTGGCCAAAGCCCTAGCGGACAACCTTGACCAGATGGCGGTCTACCCGACCACGCTCGGCATCCCCGCCTTGCGCGAAGCCATTGCAGGCTGGGCCACACGCCGTTTCAACGTGCCGGCTGGCTGGCTCGACCCGGCGCGCAACATCCTGCCGGTCAACGGCACCCGTGAAGCGCTGTTCGCCTTCACCCAAACCGTGGTCAATCGCGGCGATGACGCACTGGTTGTGAGCCCGAACCCGTTCTACCAGATCTACGAAGGCGCCGCGTTTCTGGCCGGTGCCAAGCCGCACTACCTGCCGTGCCTGGCCGAACATGGGTTTAACCCGGACTTTGACGCCGTCCCGGCTGACATCTGGAAGCGCTGCCAGATTCTGTTCCTGTGCTCTCCCGGCAACCCGACCGGCGCCCTGATCCCGCTTGAAACGCTGAAAAAGCTGATCGCCCTGGCCGACGAACATGACTTCGTCATCGCCTCTGACGAATGCTACAGCGAGCTCTACTTCGACGAGCAAACGCCGCCCGTGGGCCTGCTCAGCGCCTGCGTCGCGCTGGGCCGCGAAGACTTCAAGCGTTGCGTGGTCTTCCACAGCCTGTCCAAGCGCTCCAACCTGCCGGGGCTGCGTTCGGGCTTTGTGGCCGGTGATGCCGAGATTCTCAAGGCTTTCCTGCTGTACCGCACCTACCACGGTTGCGCCATGCCGGTTCAAACCCAACTGGCCAGCATTGCCGCCTGGAACGATGAAGAGCACGTACGCACCAACCGCGATTTGTATCGCGAGAAGTTCGATACAGTGCTGAACATCCTGAGCCCGGTACTCGACGTACAGCGTCCGGATGGCGGTTTTTACCTGTGGCCGAAGGTAGAAGGCGATGACGCCGAGTTCTGTCGCGACCTGTTCGCCGAAGAGCACGTGACCGTGGTGCCGGGTTCGTACCTGTCACGTGAAGTTGACGGCTTCAACCCGGGCGCAGGGCGTGTGCGCATGGCCTTGGTTGCACCTTTAGTTGAATGCGTAGAAGCGGCGGAACGAATCAAGGCGTTCATCACCCGAAAACAGTAA
- a CDS encoding M12 family metallopeptidase encodes MIPKPKCTILQHSDPETCYQCAIKENPNNANNRPRRSLLKAVSPIGKQWSPYKLLKVAFIDDTPIRVQRIIETAALAWQPYINLSIVFVKGKQGDIRITTNPEGGFYSAIGTDSLAFSDDEATMNLTTNTSIDYLITSTKHEFGHALGLSHEHQHPDAGIPWNKPKVYEFYRKHQKWTRKEIYHNVLRKVPGRDFFKTPYDVKSIMHYEVENELTDGDWSTSENSDISDGDIKLIKWLYPL; translated from the coding sequence ATGATCCCAAAACCAAAGTGCACCATCTTGCAACACAGCGACCCGGAAACTTGCTATCAATGTGCAATCAAGGAAAACCCGAACAACGCTAACAACCGCCCCAGAAGATCGCTACTCAAGGCAGTCTCTCCGATCGGAAAACAGTGGTCACCCTACAAGTTATTAAAAGTTGCCTTTATAGACGACACTCCAATCAGAGTGCAAAGAATCATAGAAACAGCCGCACTTGCCTGGCAACCGTACATCAACCTGTCGATCGTTTTCGTAAAGGGCAAGCAGGGCGACATACGTATCACTACAAACCCTGAGGGTGGCTTCTACTCGGCTATAGGGACAGACAGCCTTGCGTTCTCCGACGACGAAGCCACCATGAATCTGACAACCAACACCTCCATCGACTATTTAATAACCTCAACAAAGCACGAGTTCGGGCATGCCTTGGGTTTAAGCCATGAACATCAACATCCAGACGCAGGCATTCCTTGGAACAAACCAAAAGTTTATGAGTTTTACAGAAAACACCAAAAATGGACCCGTAAGGAAATCTACCATAACGTCCTGAGAAAAGTGCCTGGCAGAGACTTTTTCAAAACCCCCTATGACGTAAAGTCCATCATGCACTACGAAGTCGAGAATGAACTTACCGATGGCGACTGGTCTACCTCAGAGAACTCAGATATTAGCGACGGCGATATTAAATTAATTAAATGGCTTTACCCGCTATAA